Proteins encoded within one genomic window of Streptomyces sp. NBC_01314:
- a CDS encoding ATP-binding protein: MSGRRRTRTQRQPKLGRGRGRQPRTLRTRLVVSAVALIAVVCAVIGTVTTVALSEHLYDQLATNVEEIAKRTDGPKGPGGGLPGAPGSTRTVTLTTDQKLQFVTKGGSPEYTIGALVENGTIAKGVVGELATSDTTGQPDMTAVTLSEADLAALAEVSHDGNAHRVSLPDQGDYLVQYKSNHDGDTFYVGLPTDSVTKTLSTLIVVELSVTGAGLVAAGIAGSVLVGVALRPLRKVASTATRVSELPLHTGEVTLNERVPASETDPHTEVGQVGAALNRMLNHIHGALHSRQESETRVRQFVADASHELRTPLASIRGYAELTRRGREEIGPDTRHALGRIESESARMTMLVEDLLLLARLDAGRPLQFEQTDLIPLVVDTVSDARVAGRSHNWRLDLPDIPALVSADAARLQQVLVNLLANARTHTPPGTTVTARVQRRGPWMCVDVEDDGQGIPEELLPHVFERFARGDSSRSRASGSTGLGLAIVQAVADAHGGAVTVDSVPGRTVFTVHLPAIGRDVPPLDDAANWQLDDAHYDGEHDGEFDGNDLVTGATSWQSDSQAQHSVSTRA, from the coding sequence ATGAGCGGGCGACGACGGACGCGTACGCAGAGGCAGCCGAAGCTGGGGCGAGGGCGTGGACGACAGCCGCGCACGCTGCGTACGCGGCTCGTCGTCTCCGCGGTGGCGTTGATCGCGGTGGTGTGTGCGGTCATCGGAACGGTGACGACGGTCGCGCTGAGCGAGCACCTGTACGACCAACTGGCGACCAATGTCGAAGAGATCGCCAAGCGCACCGATGGGCCCAAGGGGCCGGGCGGCGGGCTGCCCGGGGCGCCGGGCAGCACCAGGACCGTCACCCTGACGACGGATCAGAAACTCCAGTTCGTCACGAAGGGCGGTTCGCCGGAGTACACGATCGGTGCCCTCGTGGAGAACGGGACCATCGCCAAGGGCGTCGTCGGCGAGCTGGCGACCTCCGACACCACCGGGCAGCCGGACATGACGGCCGTCACGCTGAGCGAGGCGGACCTCGCCGCGCTCGCCGAGGTCTCGCACGACGGCAACGCACACAGGGTCAGCCTTCCCGACCAGGGCGATTACCTGGTTCAGTACAAGTCCAACCATGACGGCGACACGTTCTACGTGGGCCTGCCCACCGACTCCGTCACCAAGACCCTCAGTACCCTCATCGTCGTCGAACTCAGCGTCACCGGCGCCGGTCTCGTCGCCGCGGGCATCGCCGGTTCCGTGCTCGTCGGGGTCGCCCTGCGGCCGTTGCGCAAGGTCGCCTCCACCGCGACTCGCGTGTCCGAGCTGCCTCTGCACACCGGTGAAGTGACCCTCAACGAGCGGGTTCCGGCCTCCGAGACCGACCCGCACACCGAGGTCGGCCAGGTCGGAGCCGCGCTCAACCGGATGCTCAATCACATCCACGGCGCCCTGCACTCGCGGCAGGAGAGCGAGACGCGCGTACGGCAGTTCGTCGCGGACGCCAGTCATGAGCTGCGGACGCCCCTCGCGTCCATTCGTGGTTACGCCGAACTGACCAGGCGCGGCAGGGAGGAGATCGGGCCCGACACCCGGCACGCGCTCGGGCGGATCGAGTCCGAGTCCGCGCGGATGACCATGCTCGTCGAGGATCTGCTGCTGCTCGCGCGGCTCGACGCCGGACGGCCGCTGCAGTTCGAGCAGACCGACCTCATCCCCCTCGTCGTGGACACCGTCAGCGACGCGCGTGTCGCCGGGCGGAGCCACAACTGGCGGCTCGACCTGCCGGACATCCCCGCGCTCGTCTCGGCCGACGCGGCACGGCTTCAGCAGGTGCTCGTCAACCTGCTGGCGAACGCCCGTACGCATACGCCCCCCGGTACGACCGTCACCGCGCGTGTCCAGCGGCGTGGGCCGTGGATGTGCGTCGATGTCGAGGACGACGGGCAGGGCATCCCGGAGGAGTTGCTGCCGCACGTGTTCGAGCGGTTCGCGCGAGGCGACTCGTCGCGGTCCAGGGCGTCCGGGTCGACCGGGCTCGGGCTCGCCATCGTGCAGGCCGTGGCCGACGCGCACGGCGGTGCCGTGACCGTCGACAGCGTGCCCGGCAGGACGGTCTTCACGGTGCATCTGCCGGCCATCGGACGGGACGTGCCGCCGCTCGACGACGCCGCGAACTGGCAGCTCGACGACGCGCACTACGACGGCGAGCACGACGGCGAGTTCGACGGAAACGACTTGGTGACCGGCGCAACAAGCTGGCAATCGGACTCACAGGCACAGCACAGTGTGAGCACACGGGCATAA